One genomic window of Piliocolobus tephrosceles isolate RC106 chromosome 19, ASM277652v3, whole genome shotgun sequence includes the following:
- the NDUFV3 gene encoding NADH dehydrogenase [ubiquinone] flavoprotein 3, mitochondrial codes for MRAQCASVTAVAAPCLLRQGRAGALKAVLQEAQVFRGLTSTVSLSAESGKSEKGQPQNPKKQSPPKKPAPMPAETFDNTTYKNLQHHDYTTYTFLDLNLDLSKFRMPQPSSGRESPRH; via the exons ATGCGCGCGCAG TGCGCCAGTGTCACCGCCGTGGCTGCCCCGTGTTTGCTGCGGCAAGGACGAGCCGGGGCCCTGAAG GCTGTACTCCAGGAAGCCCAGGTGTTTCGAGGACTGACTTCTACGGTTTCTTTGTCTGCGGAATCAGGGAAGAGTGAAAAGGGTCAGCCACAGAATCCCAAGAAGCAGAGTCCACCAAAAA AGCCGGCCCCAATGCCTGCCGAGACATTTGACAACACTACCTACAAGAACCTCCAGCATCATGACTACACCACGTACACCTTCTTAGACCTAAACCTCGATCTCTCCAAATTCAGGATGCCTCAGCCCTCCTCAGGCCGGGAGTCACCTCGACACTGA